The Acropora muricata isolate sample 2 chromosome 4, ASM3666990v1, whole genome shotgun sequence genome contains the following window.
ATGGGAACCGAGTGTAAGAAGATCCTGAAACGCCTGCAACTCACTGAGGCGGAGATGGAGGATCCACAGACAATCCTGGACGCTCTTCAAGACCATTTTGTACCTGTTAGGAATATACTGTACGAGCGATACATTTTCCATAACACGGAGCAGCAAGCACATGAGACTATTGATCAGTATTTGATCAAGCTTCGCCGACTAGCCGAACCCTGCCAATTTGGGAATCTCGAAGACGAAATGGTTCGAGACCGATTGGTACTTGGCTGCAAGGACAGTGCAGCGCGAACAAGGTTGTTTAGAGAGAAGAGCTGTGATTTAAGGAAAGCTGTAGAGTCTCTTAGAATCAGCGAATCAACAAGTGAGCAGCTAAAGGAAATTGAAGGAAATGGAATGCATGAGCCAATAAACTATGTGGACAAAGAACCCCCCAGGAAACCTCCACTGCAGAAAAAACATGATAGAACAAAGAAAAGAGATGGAAATACCTCTGGCTGGAAGTCTAGGGAGTGCATTTACTGTGGTGGAATCCATGAGCACAATAAAAACAAGTGCCCAGCATTTGGAAAAACTTGCAGGAAGTGTGGTAAACCCAACCATTTTCAGTCTGTGTGTTTCCACAGGCAGAGTATTCACAACATGCAAGATGAATCAGCTTCAGAAGATGAGCCAGTCTACTGCATTGAATCTGTTGGAACGGTGGGACACCAACATAAAAGGCAGTTTTTTGTAGTCCTCTGTTTCTTAGATGAAAACTGGGAAACTCTGGTTCAGTGTCAACTTGACACAGGTGCTACATGTAATGTCATGTCCTTTGACAAGCTATGTGAAATTAAGCAAAGTGGAAAACCAGGTATGCAGCCAACCACATCAAAGCTTAGGCTCTATGACGGAAGCATGGTACAAGCCCTAGGAGAGTGTGATCTACAATGCAAATACAAGGGCAATCAACATCTGCTAAACTTCAAGATCATCTCAGGATCTCAGCAGCCCCTGTTGTCGGGTGAAACGTGTACTGGCATGGGACTTATCACAGTACACGTGGTAAACAGTATCAATATGTCTCAAGCATCCATGCCACTAGATGTCCTCACTAAATACAAGGATGTGTTTGAGGGATTAGGATGCCGCTGTAGGCCAGCGGACTCAGGTTGTAAACAGACTCGATGCATAGCTATGCCAAACCTTCCCACGTTACCAAGTGAAATAAAGGACTTGTCCTGGCAATAAGGTGCCATAACACCCATCATTCTTTTGGTCCTCGCATGTAAACAATAGActatttccgaattacctttggcctctttttcaaagcgagtcttggtgctcatcttttcatatgaaaattagttttcattcacatgcaaatgaaaactaattttcatatgaaaagatgagcaccaggactcgctttgaaaaagaggccaaaggtaattcggaaatggcctattatcaAGACATGACAAATGCCcccttttgaaagaaaactacaacaactcgtaaagaaactgaaactgttCAATAGAATCGCTCGGAAAGGTTTTCTTTCCCTGAGAGGATATCTCCGCTCCTCCTTTTTCGGTGTGGGTGGGTTAGGACTTGATGGAGGTGGAGCTGAATCAGGAACCTTCTCTACAACTTTAGGAACTGACTTTAACGTTGACGCGTTCGGGAATGAAGTGATATGTTCCCATTCTGTCTCAACGGGTGTATTTAGGTATGGTGTTGAGGTAGACACGTCTTCTAATAAGGTCTGAGAACTCCCCAAAATATCAGACATCTGTTGTTCAACTTCTCGATCGATACACTGGTCGGCAGGGATGTGTCTAGGTCGGAGTTGTTCCTCATGTCGCTTCCACAACGTATCTCCAACTTGAACATTAAAATTCCTTGGACTGACCGTTTCTGTAATCCTACCTGGTACCCATTTTGCACCTTTTCCAAAATTTCGCACAAACACCGACTGATCTGGTTTGAATTTTGGCTTGTTATCTAGGTTATGTTGGAAAACCTTAACTTCTTGCTTGCTCGTCTTAAATCTTAAAGCACTGAATCTGATTCGAGGCTGTCGATTCATCAATAATTCAGAAGGTGATTTTCCCAAGGATGTAGGCGTAGCCCTGTGTGTTAGTAAGAACCTGTCTAGTTTCGTCTGGACAGTCTCTCCCGTGTCTCcaattttgtttagtttatctTTGAATTCTCCGACATAGCGTTCCGCAAGACCGTCTGTTGCAGGATGCCCTGGCGCTGTCAATGTATGTTCGATGTCATtctcctttaaaaatttctgaAACTCCGCACTTGTAAACTGACTGCCATTGTCGGTGACCAGATGTTCGGGTAAACCGAAATAACTGAAAACACGTCTTAAGGCAGCGATAGTATTGGTT
Protein-coding sequences here:
- the LOC136915677 gene encoding uncharacterized protein, which translates into the protein MATYQIPTPEQMNCSGDLPTNWKMFREAYEDYLVATGLDKKDKKIQVATLKTLMGTECKKILKRLQLTEAEMEDPQTILDALQDHFVPVRNILYERYIFHNTEQQAHETIDQYLIKLRRLAEPCQFGNLEDEMVRDRLVLGCKDSAARTRLFREKSCDLRKAVESLRISESTSEQLKEIEGNGMHEPINYVDKEPPRKPPLQKKHDRTKKRDGNTSGWKSRECIYCGGIHEHNKNKCPAFGKTCRKCGKPNHFQSVCFHRQSIHNMQDESASEDEPVYCIESVGTVGHQHKRQFFVVLCFLDENWETLVQCQLDTGATCNVMSFDKLCEIKQSGKPGMQPTTSKLRLYDGSMVQALGECDLQCKYKGNQHLLNFKIISGSQQPLLSGETCTGMGLITVHVVNSINMSQASMPLDVLTKYKDVFEGLGCRCRPADSGCKQTRCIAMPNLPTLPSEIKDLSWQ